The sequence aaatgtaaataaccggggactagtttggtcacgtggtcactgaagagcatgcccttaagtgaatgatttttcaatgaagctGTGTTATCGACTGAGTATTCACAGCTGTCCATGGacgtaggaaacacgggactaggcatgccatcctaacttggacgAGCGTGGTTGAGAATCCACgtgaggggggagaattccatgagtggggagatccgccatcttacgatgtgccatttgattatgtgctcgagcatttttgccgacaaactctgcataaaaatataaacatgtgggacctgccatgtttgtcgcggtacatcaaaaggtggcggacctcccccctcattgcatcaccaccgcaatggcatgcctagtcccttNNNNNNNNNNNNNNNNNNNNNNNNNNNNNNNNNNNNNNNNNNNNNNNNNNNNNNNNNNNNNNNNNNNNNNNNNNNNNNNNNNNNNNNNNNNNNNNNNNNNcaaattcggattcagcgtcgaaaaatacataagaatatataggtctggtcaattgcacagacacttttgtttttttttgtgggcctgtgttatcaaagctttggaatattttgaaatctttataaattttttgtaacctTTAGAAATCTCGTGTAAAACCCTCGAAAAATTCGCGGTATATTCATGGttcattctaattctgaaactgaattaacatcgaaagtttcaaaaaataattttttataagttgaatattaaaaaaaaaatatgatttaacaTTCGGTATAAGcgggaagaaataaaaaacttatagaattattcacaaagttcattgcaatctataaaataattagtagTCTACAAAAGTAGCCGTAAgatctctttatttattctgtaatgaacaaaagttaaaattatatcttGATGAACAATAAACTTTTCAGTAGCAAGATTTCGTCTAAACGGAAGTTCgtcttattattattgatttattattaaacgttttattagAAACAggataagaatttcaaattactctttacatttcaataaaaaaactgttttaaaagcaaaacaaaaattaaaaatcaaggttctcgtgaaaaaATCACACTAATGTCATCTctcatttttttacttcaagtacgtagaattttaaaaaccattcaagatatcgaaaattcttaaaatatatatcaaGAATAGGTTGGTACAGACTTCCCATTAAAATGTGATGTTAATTTATTTGATAGACTATGAGGTAAAGGCGAGCACTGagcatatgttaaaaaaatatttatggctTTTTGGTTTTAATCTCAGTTTCTAAGGCTTCAAAAATCACACttaaacttttttccaaaaataagacCTAAAATACATGACTATTCCAAATAAGGATTTTTAGCAGATTTGTTTGGacttgaattttgatcaaagatTATTAACAGAAATAAATGGTGTCATATTACAgcccttaaatttttaaagtaaaaaaaggtaTAATATAAAAGGGTACCTGAGTACGTCAGGATGTTCGTGAACAAGCTTCCctagaattgaacaatttattcgaTGAAGCAAATCAGCCTCCTTGGGATCGTTAACTTTTTCCTCGTTTAATGGTATTGCAGAGGTCAGCAATATCAAAAGAATGTGAGAAAAACATTCTGCTATATCCTTGGTGAACCGTGGATCTTTCAAAAGACCTTGAAGTATTCccaaaattttatctctttgagAAGAACTAAGTTCCtacgagaaagaaaaaaaatcacaattataTTTGGAAAATCTTAATATAATTGTTTTCCAAGGATGTATCAAGGCGTATTCTTGATTTAGGTTTTTGACAAATACGTATTTCTTGAATTAATTCTCAAGACGtggtatacattttttcaaatttttaaattgattagcTGAAGTATTTTTCTATgtatattgaaattattgaaaccatGCCGGTTTACTAATATTTACTTTCTAGTTAGAAAATGGCCTAttgattttctaaacattttttaaaaactcaacggCGGAAATTCTTTTGTCAGAATATGTAATGAAATTCAGGAATAGATATAGTTTGAATAAATAGTGGATTTAAAAAGGTAgatatcttttttactttaagta is a genomic window of Belonocnema kinseyi isolate 2016_QV_RU_SX_M_011 chromosome 8, B_treatae_v1, whole genome shotgun sequence containing:
- the LOC117178442 gene encoding uncharacterized protein LOC117178442, with protein sequence MSNTVLISSVLSFCEKNSSYRKIFNPFLEEKELSSSQRDKILGILQGLLKDPRFTKDIAECFSHILLILLTSAIPLNEEKVNDPKEADLLHRINCSILGKLVHEHPDVLSPNKSAKNPYLE